A genomic window from Streptomyces broussonetiae includes:
- a CDS encoding ABC transporter permease encodes MAAGQVIRSEWTKIRSVASTVWTLSAAVVVTIAVGILISALSRSQFDSMPITDRLSFDPTFVSFAGMTLGQLAMIVFGVLVVSNEYSTGMIRVSLAAVPRRATFLFSKVAVATALALVVAMATSFATFFLGQAALGPYRARIGDPGVLRAVVGGGLYMTLIAVFSMGVATMLRSPMLSLGILMPFFFLISTILGNVDATKKIGRFLPDQAGSRIMQVVPRLGDDRPNGPWGGLGIMVLWVIAALVGGYVLLKRRDAQ; translated from the coding sequence GTGGCAGCCGGTCAGGTCATCCGCTCCGAGTGGACCAAGATCCGGTCGGTGGCGTCCACGGTGTGGACGCTGTCGGCGGCGGTGGTCGTCACCATCGCGGTCGGGATCCTCATCTCCGCGCTGTCCCGGAGCCAGTTCGACTCGATGCCGATCACGGACCGGCTGTCGTTCGATCCGACCTTCGTCTCCTTCGCGGGCATGACACTCGGCCAGCTCGCCATGATCGTCTTCGGTGTGCTGGTGGTGTCGAACGAGTACAGCACCGGCATGATCCGGGTCTCGCTGGCGGCCGTGCCGCGCCGGGCCACCTTCCTGTTCAGCAAGGTCGCGGTGGCCACCGCGCTCGCGCTGGTCGTCGCCATGGCGACCAGTTTCGCCACGTTCTTCCTCGGGCAGGCGGCGCTCGGGCCCTACCGGGCGCGGATCGGCGACCCGGGGGTGCTGCGCGCGGTGGTCGGCGGCGGGCTGTACATGACGCTGATCGCGGTGTTCTCCATGGGGGTCGCCACGATGCTGCGCTCGCCGATGCTGTCGCTCGGCATCCTGATGCCGTTCTTCTTCCTGATCTCCACCATCCTGGGCAACGTCGACGCGACGAAGAAGATCGGCCGGTTTCTGCCGGACCAGGCCGGCAGCCGGATCATGCAGGTGGTGCCGAGACTCGGCGACGACCGGCCGAACGGGCCGTGGGGCGGGCTCGGGATCATGGTGCTGTGGGTGATCGCCGCGCTCGTGGGCGGTTACGTCCTCCTCAAGCGCCGGGACGCCCAGTAG
- a CDS encoding ATP-binding cassette domain-containing protein, giving the protein MIELVRLTKRYGEKVAVDHLTCTVRPGIVTGFLGPNGAGKSTTMRMILGLDHPTAGDVRIDGRHYDQLKDPLTYVGALLDAKAVHGGRSAYNHLLCLAQSNGISARRVSEVLETVGLTAVARKKAKGFSYGMGQRLGIAAALLGDPRILMFDEPVNGLDPEGIHWIRTLMKSLAAQGRTVFVSSHLMSEMALTADHLVVIGQGRLLADTSMADFIRQNARSYVRIRSPQRERLLDVLHEAGITVVEAGGSVLEVDGGESERIGELAAGHGIVLHELSTQQASLEEAFMQLTEDAVEYHAQAGPEPAPQEWGAAWRGV; this is encoded by the coding sequence ATGATCGAGCTGGTGAGGCTGACCAAGCGGTACGGGGAGAAGGTGGCGGTCGACCATCTCACCTGCACCGTCCGGCCCGGCATCGTCACCGGGTTCCTCGGACCCAACGGGGCCGGGAAGTCCACCACCATGCGGATGATCCTCGGGCTCGACCACCCCACCGCCGGTGACGTCCGGATCGACGGCAGGCACTACGACCAGCTCAAGGACCCGCTGACGTACGTCGGGGCACTGCTGGACGCCAAGGCCGTGCACGGCGGGCGCAGCGCCTACAACCATCTGCTGTGCCTCGCACAGAGCAACGGGATCTCCGCGCGCCGGGTGTCGGAGGTACTGGAGACCGTCGGGCTCACCGCCGTGGCGAGGAAGAAGGCCAAGGGGTTCTCGTACGGCATGGGGCAGCGGCTCGGGATCGCCGCCGCGCTGCTCGGCGACCCTCGGATCCTGATGTTCGACGAGCCGGTCAACGGGCTCGACCCGGAAGGCATCCACTGGATCCGCACCCTGATGAAGTCGCTGGCCGCGCAGGGGCGGACCGTGTTCGTCTCGAGCCATCTGATGAGCGAGATGGCGCTGACCGCCGATCATCTGGTGGTCATCGGGCAGGGCCGGCTGCTCGCGGACACCTCCATGGCCGACTTCATCCGGCAGAACGCGCGGTCGTACGTGCGGATCCGCTCACCGCAGCGCGAGCGGCTGCTGGACGTGCTGCACGAGGCGGGGATCACCGTCGTCGAGGCGGGCGGGAGCGTGCTGGAGGTGGACGGGGGCGAGAGCGAGCGGATCGGCGAGCTGGCGGCGGGGCACGGGATCGTGCTGCACGAGCTGAGCACCCAGCAGGCCTCACTGGAGGAGGCGTTCATGCAGCTGACGGAGGACGCGGTGGAGTACCACGCGCAGGCCGGGCCGGAACCCGCCCCGCAGGAGTGGGGCGCCGCCTGGAGAGGGGTGTGA
- a CDS encoding coiled-coil domain-containing protein, which produces MSDTSPYGFELVRRGYDRAQVDERISKLVSDRDSALTRITALEKRIEELHLETQNAQAQVTDAEPSYAGLGARVEKILRLAEEEAKELREEARRAAEQHRDLAESAAQQVRNDAESYAAERKAKAEDEGVRIVEKAKGDASQLRSEAQKDAQSKREEADALFEETRAKAAQAAADFETNLAKRREQSERDLASRQQKAEKRLAEIEHRAEQLRLEAEKLRTDAERRARQTVETAQRQAEDIVADANAKADRIRSESERELAALTNRRDSINAQLTNVREMLATLTGAAVAAAGTPGEDEPISRGVPAQQTR; this is translated from the coding sequence ATGAGCGACACTTCCCCCTACGGCTTCGAGCTTGTGCGGCGTGGGTACGACCGCGCTCAGGTGGACGAACGTATCTCCAAGCTCGTCTCCGACCGTGACAGCGCTCTCACCCGGATCACCGCCCTGGAGAAGCGCATCGAGGAACTCCACCTCGAAACGCAGAACGCCCAGGCCCAGGTCACCGACGCCGAGCCGTCGTACGCGGGTCTCGGCGCACGGGTCGAGAAAATCCTGCGGCTGGCCGAGGAAGAGGCCAAGGAGCTGCGTGAGGAGGCCCGGCGGGCGGCCGAACAGCACCGTGACCTCGCCGAGTCGGCGGCCCAGCAGGTCCGCAACGACGCCGAGTCCTACGCCGCGGAGCGCAAGGCCAAGGCCGAGGACGAGGGCGTCCGGATCGTCGAGAAGGCGAAGGGCGACGCGTCCCAGCTGCGCTCCGAGGCGCAGAAGGACGCGCAGTCCAAGCGCGAGGAGGCAGACGCCCTCTTCGAGGAGACCCGCGCCAAGGCCGCGCAGGCCGCCGCCGACTTCGAGACGAACCTCGCCAAGCGCCGCGAGCAGTCCGAGCGCGATCTGGCCTCGCGTCAGCAGAAGGCCGAGAAGCGCCTGGCGGAGATCGAGCACCGCGCCGAGCAGCTGCGCCTGGAGGCGGAGAAGCTGCGCACGGACGCCGAGCGCCGCGCCCGTCAGACGGTGGAGACGGCCCAGCGCCAGGCCGAGGACATCGTGGCCGACGCCAACGCCAAGGCGGACCGGATCCGTTCGGAATCCGAGCGCGAGCTGGCGGCGCTCACCAACCGCCGCGACAGCATCAACGCCCAGCTGACGAACGTCCGCGAGATGCTCGCCACGCTGACCGGTGCCGCGGTGGCTGCCGCCGGTACGCCGGGTGAGGACGAGCCCATTTCCCGTGGGGTGCCGGCGCAGCAGACGCGGTGA
- the scy gene encoding polarized growth protein Scy: MRGYESQEREPAADVDHLSRFEAEMKRLRTEREKAIQHAEDLGYQVEVLRAKLHEARRTLMTRPAYDGGDIGYQAEQLLRNAQIQADQLRQDAERMAAEARAQTQRILQEHAEQTARLQAELHQEAVTRRQQLDQELAERRSTVESHVNENVAWAEQLRARTEQQARRLLDESRAEADQAMATARAEAERLTREARERLQSDAEAARAEAEQLLRRARADAERLLNAASTQAQEATDHAEQLRSDAAGESDAARRQSAELSRAAEERMAAAEEALRKAQSKAEKLVTEAEQAASKALSSAEAANETRTRTAKEQVARLVEEATKEAEATRSEAEQLVADARAEAEKIVTEAGEKARTITAEETASQLAKAAKTAEDVLNKASEDAQKTTRAATEEAERIRTEAEAEADRLRAEAHDIAEQLKGAAKDDTKEYRAKTVELQEEARRLRGEAEQLRADAVAEGESIRAEARREAVTQIEEGAKSAEELLAKAKVDADELRKSATADSEKVRTEAIERATGLRRQADETLERSRTEAERLRAEAEEQAEAVRSGAETAARELREETERAVEARRAEAAEELTRLQTETRERLDSAEQALGEAREEAARIRREAAEEAERLRSEAAERIRTLQQQAEAEAERLRDEAAADASASRAEGESVAVRLRSEAAAEAERLKTEAQETADRVRAEAQAAAERLGTEASETLAAAQEEAARRRREAEETLGSARAEADQERERAREQSEELLASARKRVEDAQAEATRLVEEADRRATEMVSAAEQHAQQVRDSVTGLHEQAQEEITGLRSAAEHAADRTRREAEEEADRVRADAYAERERASEDASRIRRAANEEAEAAKALAERTVAEAIGEAERLRADTSEYAQRVRTEASDALAEADQAAARTRADAREDANRIRSDAATQADTLITEARSEAERLQTETVAEADRVRTEALAEAERVRAEALAAAEQLLGEATGDAERLRAEAAETVGSAQQHAERLRADAERLKADTEAETERLVNSAREEAERTLDEARKEANKRRSEAAEQVDTLITETTAEADKLLTEAQAQALKTTADAESQADTMVGAARSEAERIVAESTIEGNSLVEKARTDADELLVGARRDATAIRERAEELRDRITTEIEELHERARREAAETMKSTGDRCDALIKAAEEQLAKAEAKAKDLVSEADSEAGRVRIAAVKKAEGLLKEAEQKKASLVKEAEELKAEAIREARRTVEEGKRELEILVRRREDINAEISRVQDVLEALESFETPAGGKDGTVKAGATVGSPRTGGKASDG; the protein is encoded by the coding sequence GTGCGGGGCTACGAGAGCCAGGAGCGAGAGCCGGCGGCTGACGTCGACCACCTCTCTCGGTTCGAGGCCGAGATGAAACGGCTGAGGACCGAGCGGGAAAAGGCGATCCAGCACGCCGAGGACCTCGGCTACCAGGTCGAGGTGCTGCGCGCCAAGCTGCACGAGGCGCGCCGCACCCTCATGACCCGGCCCGCCTACGACGGCGGTGACATCGGCTATCAGGCCGAGCAGCTGCTCCGTAATGCCCAGATCCAGGCCGACCAGCTGCGCCAGGATGCCGAGCGGATGGCCGCGGAGGCCCGGGCGCAGACCCAGCGCATCCTCCAGGAGCACGCCGAGCAGACGGCCCGGCTGCAGGCCGAGCTGCACCAGGAGGCGGTGACCCGGCGCCAGCAGCTGGACCAGGAGCTGGCCGAGCGCCGCTCCACGGTCGAGTCGCACGTCAACGAGAACGTGGCCTGGGCCGAGCAGCTGCGCGCCCGCACCGAGCAGCAGGCCCGCCGCCTGCTGGACGAGTCCCGCGCCGAGGCCGACCAGGCGATGGCCACCGCCCGCGCGGAGGCCGAGCGGCTGACCCGGGAGGCCCGCGAGCGGCTGCAGAGCGACGCCGAGGCCGCCCGCGCGGAGGCCGAGCAGCTCCTGCGCCGCGCCCGCGCGGACGCCGAGCGGCTGCTGAACGCCGCCTCCACCCAGGCCCAGGAGGCCACCGACCACGCCGAGCAGCTGCGCTCCGACGCGGCCGGCGAGTCGGACGCGGCCCGCCGGCAGTCCGCCGAACTGAGCCGGGCCGCCGAGGAGCGGATGGCAGCGGCCGAGGAGGCGCTGCGCAAGGCGCAGTCCAAGGCCGAGAAGCTGGTCACCGAGGCCGAACAGGCCGCCTCGAAGGCCCTGTCGAGCGCCGAGGCCGCGAACGAGACGCGCACGCGTACGGCGAAGGAGCAGGTCGCCCGGCTGGTCGAGGAGGCCACCAAGGAGGCCGAGGCCACCAGGTCCGAGGCCGAGCAGCTGGTCGCGGACGCCCGCGCCGAGGCCGAGAAGATCGTCACCGAGGCCGGTGAGAAGGCCCGTACGATCACCGCCGAGGAGACGGCGAGCCAGCTGGCCAAGGCGGCCAAGACCGCCGAGGACGTGCTCAACAAGGCGTCCGAGGACGCCCAGAAGACCACCAGGGCCGCCACCGAGGAGGCCGAGCGGATCCGCACCGAGGCCGAGGCCGAGGCGGACCGGCTGCGCGCCGAGGCGCACGACATCGCCGAGCAGCTCAAGGGCGCGGCGAAGGACGACACCAAGGAGTACCGCGCCAAGACGGTCGAGCTGCAGGAGGAGGCCCGCCGGCTGCGCGGCGAGGCCGAGCAGCTGCGCGCCGACGCGGTCGCCGAGGGCGAGTCGATCCGGGCGGAGGCCCGCCGGGAGGCGGTCACGCAGATCGAGGAGGGCGCGAAGTCCGCCGAGGAGCTGCTGGCCAAGGCCAAGGTGGACGCCGACGAGCTGCGCAAGAGCGCGACCGCGGACAGCGAGAAGGTCCGCACCGAGGCCATCGAGCGGGCCACCGGCCTGCGCCGGCAGGCCGACGAGACCCTGGAGCGCAGCCGCACGGAGGCCGAGCGGCTGCGTGCCGAGGCCGAGGAGCAGGCCGAGGCGGTCCGCAGCGGCGCCGAGACCGCCGCGCGCGAGCTGCGCGAGGAGACCGAGCGCGCCGTCGAGGCCCGCCGCGCCGAGGCCGCCGAGGAACTGACCCGGCTGCAGACCGAGACGCGGGAGCGGCTGGACTCCGCCGAGCAGGCGCTCGGCGAGGCCCGCGAGGAGGCCGCCCGGATCCGCCGGGAGGCCGCCGAGGAGGCCGAGCGGCTGCGCTCGGAGGCCGCCGAACGGATCCGTACGCTCCAGCAGCAGGCCGAGGCCGAGGCCGAGCGGCTGCGCGACGAGGCCGCGGCCGACGCGTCCGCCTCCCGTGCCGAGGGCGAGTCCGTCGCCGTACGGCTGCGCTCGGAGGCCGCCGCCGAGGCGGAGCGGCTGAAGACCGAGGCGCAGGAGACCGCCGACCGGGTGCGCGCGGAGGCGCAGGCCGCCGCCGAGCGGCTCGGCACCGAGGCGTCCGAGACGCTGGCCGCCGCGCAGGAGGAGGCCGCCCGGCGCCGCCGCGAGGCCGAGGAGACCCTCGGTTCCGCGCGGGCCGAGGCCGACCAGGAGCGCGAGCGGGCCCGCGAGCAGAGCGAGGAGCTGCTGGCCTCCGCCCGCAAGCGGGTCGAGGACGCGCAGGCCGAGGCGACCCGGCTGGTCGAGGAGGCCGACCGGCGCGCCACCGAGATGGTCTCGGCCGCCGAGCAGCACGCCCAGCAGGTGCGGGACTCCGTCACGGGGCTGCACGAGCAGGCGCAGGAGGAGATCACCGGGCTGCGTTCGGCCGCCGAGCACGCGGCCGACCGTACGAGGCGGGAGGCCGAGGAGGAGGCGGACCGGGTCCGTGCCGACGCCTACGCCGAGCGGGAGCGGGCGAGCGAGGACGCCTCGCGGATCCGGCGTGCGGCGAACGAGGAGGCGGAGGCCGCCAAGGCGCTGGCCGAGCGTACGGTCGCGGAGGCGATCGGGGAGGCCGAGCGGCTGCGCGCGGACACCTCCGAGTACGCCCAGCGGGTGCGCACGGAGGCCTCGGACGCGCTGGCCGAGGCCGACCAGGCGGCGGCCCGTACCCGGGCGGACGCCCGCGAGGACGCCAACCGCATCCGCTCGGACGCGGCGACCCAGGCCGACACCCTCATCACCGAGGCCCGCAGCGAGGCCGAGCGGCTGCAGACCGAGACCGTCGCCGAGGCCGACCGGGTGCGCACCGAGGCGCTGGCCGAGGCCGAGCGGGTGCGCGCGGAGGCCCTGGCGGCCGCCGAGCAGCTCCTCGGGGAGGCCACCGGTGACGCCGAGCGGCTGCGCGCCGAGGCGGCGGAGACGGTCGGCTCGGCCCAACAGCACGCCGAGCGGCTGCGGGCCGACGCCGAGCGGCTCAAGGCGGACACGGAGGCCGAGACCGAACGGCTCGTCAACTCCGCGCGCGAGGAGGCCGAGCGGACCCTGGACGAAGCCCGCAAGGAGGCCAACAAGCGGCGTTCGGAGGCGGCCGAGCAGGTCGACACGCTCATCACCGAGACCACGGCCGAGGCCGACAAGCTGCTCACCGAGGCACAGGCGCAGGCCCTCAAGACCACCGCGGACGCGGAGTCGCAGGCCGACACGATGGTGGGCGCGGCCCGCAGCGAGGCCGAGCGGATCGTCGCCGAGTCGACGATCGAGGGCAACTCGCTGGTGGAGAAGGCCCGTACGGACGCGGACGAGCTGCTGGTGGGCGCCCGCCGGGACGCGACCGCGATAAGGGAGCGCGCTGAGGAGCTGCGCGACCGCATCACGACCGAGATCGAGGAACTGCACGAGCGGGCCCGGCGCGAGGCCGCCGAGACGATGAAGTCCACCGGCGACCGCTGCGACGCGCTCATCAAGGCCGCCGAGGAGCAGCTGGCCAAGGCGGAGGCGAAGGCGAAGGATCTGGTGTCGGAGGCCGATTCCGAGGCGGGCCGGGTGCGTATCGCCGCCGTCAAGAAGGCGGAGGGGCTGCTCAAGGAGGCCGAGCAGAAGAAGGCCAGCCTGGTCAAGGAGGCCGAGGAGCTGAAGGCCGAGGCGATCCGGGAGGCCCGGCGCACGGTCGAGGAGGGCAAGCGCGAACTGGAGATCCTGGTGCGTCGGCGCGAGGACATCAACGCCGAGATCTCCCGCGTCCAGGACGTGCTGGAGGCGCTGGAGTCCTTCGAGACCCCGGCGGGCGGCAAGGACGGCACGGTCAAGGCCGGCGCGACGGTCGGCTCCCCCCGTACGGGTGGCAAGGCGTCAGACGGCTAG
- the mce gene encoding methylmalonyl-CoA epimerase, producing MLTRIDHIGIACHDLDATVEFYRATYGFEVFHTEVNEEQGVREAMLKINETSDGGASYLQLLEPTREDSAVGKWLAKNGEGVHHIAFGTADVDGDAAAVRDKGVRVLYEQPRIGSMGSRITFLHPKDCHGVLTELVTSAPVESPEH from the coding sequence ATGCTGACGCGAATCGACCACATCGGGATCGCCTGCCACGACCTCGACGCGACCGTCGAGTTCTACCGGGCCACCTACGGCTTCGAGGTGTTCCACACCGAGGTCAACGAGGAGCAGGGCGTACGCGAGGCCATGCTCAAGATCAACGAGACGTCGGACGGCGGTGCCTCCTACCTGCAGCTGCTCGAGCCGACCCGCGAGGACTCCGCGGTCGGCAAGTGGCTCGCGAAGAACGGGGAGGGTGTCCACCACATCGCCTTCGGCACGGCGGACGTGGACGGCGACGCCGCGGCCGTCCGGGACAAGGGCGTCCGCGTGCTCTACGAACAGCCGCGGATCGGCTCCATGGGGTCGCGGATCACCTTCCTGCACCCCAAGGATTGCCACGGCGTCCTGACAGAACTGGTCACTTCGGCCCCGGTTGAGTCCCCTGAGCACTGA
- a CDS encoding acetyl-CoA C-acetyltransferase, which translates to MPSGTTSSVIVAGARTPMGRLLGSLKSFSAADLGGLAIKAALDRAGIGGDQVQYVIMGQVLQAGAGQIPARQAAVKAGIPMNVPALTINKVCLSGLDAIALADQLIRAGEFDIVVAGGQESMTNAPHLLPKSREGFKYGAIEMLDAMAHDGLTDPWDNVPMGESTERHNTRLGLGRPEQDEIAALSHQRAAAAQKNGVFEAEITPVEIPQRKGEPVVFSKDEGIRADTTVESLGKLRPAFTKDGTITAGSSSQISDGAAAVVVMSKAKAEELGLEWLAEIGAHGNVAGPDNSLQSQPSNAIQHALKKEGLGVSDLDLIEINEAFAAVAVQSMKDLGVSTEKVNVNGGAIALGHPIGMSGARLVLHLALELKRRGGGVGAAALCGGGGQGDALMVRVPKA; encoded by the coding sequence ATGCCTTCTGGAACGACCAGCTCTGTGATCGTCGCGGGCGCGCGCACGCCCATGGGACGACTCCTGGGCTCCCTCAAGTCCTTCTCCGCGGCCGACCTCGGCGGCCTCGCGATCAAGGCCGCCCTCGACCGTGCGGGGATCGGTGGCGACCAGGTGCAGTACGTGATCATGGGCCAGGTGCTGCAGGCCGGGGCGGGACAGATCCCGGCGCGCCAGGCCGCGGTCAAGGCAGGCATCCCGATGAACGTCCCGGCGCTCACCATCAACAAGGTGTGCCTGTCCGGCCTCGACGCCATCGCGCTCGCCGACCAGCTGATCCGCGCCGGCGAGTTCGACATCGTCGTGGCCGGCGGCCAGGAGTCCATGACCAACGCCCCGCACCTGCTGCCCAAGTCCCGCGAGGGCTTCAAGTACGGCGCGATCGAGATGCTCGACGCGATGGCCCACGACGGCCTGACCGACCCGTGGGACAACGTCCCGATGGGCGAGTCCACCGAGCGGCACAACACCCGCCTCGGCCTCGGCCGCCCCGAGCAGGACGAGATCGCCGCGCTGTCCCACCAGCGGGCCGCCGCCGCGCAGAAGAACGGCGTCTTCGAGGCCGAGATCACCCCGGTCGAGATCCCGCAGCGCAAGGGCGAGCCGGTCGTCTTCAGCAAGGACGAGGGCATCCGCGCCGACACCACCGTGGAGTCCCTGGGCAAGCTGCGCCCGGCGTTCACCAAGGACGGCACCATCACGGCCGGCAGCTCCTCGCAGATCTCGGACGGTGCGGCGGCCGTGGTCGTGATGAGCAAGGCCAAGGCCGAGGAGCTGGGTCTTGAGTGGCTCGCCGAGATCGGCGCGCACGGCAATGTGGCCGGCCCGGACAACTCGCTGCAGTCCCAGCCGTCCAACGCCATCCAGCACGCCCTGAAGAAGGAGGGCCTGGGCGTCTCCGACCTCGACCTCATCGAGATCAACGAGGCCTTCGCCGCCGTCGCCGTGCAGTCAATGAAGGACCTCGGCGTGTCCACGGAAAAGGTGAACGTCAACGGCGGCGCCATCGCGCTGGGCCACCCGATCGGTATGTCCGGCGCCCGTCTCGTGCTGCACCTGGCGCTCGAGCTCAAGCGGCGCGGCGGCGGGGTAGGAGCGGCCGCGTTGTGTGGTGGCGGCGGCCAGGGTGACGCGCTGATGGTGCGGGTACCGAAGGCCTGA
- the meaB gene encoding methylmalonyl Co-A mutase-associated GTPase MeaB translates to MQDVSSLVAQAREGRPRAVARLISLVEGASPQLREVMAALAPLTGNAYVVGLTGSPGVGKSTSTSALVTAYRKQGKRVGVLAVDPSSPFSGGALLGDRVRMSDHASDPGVYIRSMATRGHLGGLAWAAPQAIRVLDAAGCDVILVETVGVGQSEVEIASQADTSVVLLAPGMGDGIQAAKAGILEIGDVYVVNKADRDGADATARELNHMLGLGESRGPGDWRPPIVKTVAARAEGVDEVMEALEKHRAWMEERGVLAERRRARAAREVETIAVTALRERIGDLHGDRRLSALAERIVAGELDPYRAADELVAGLTQG, encoded by the coding sequence ATGCAGGACGTCTCCTCTCTGGTGGCCCAGGCCAGGGAAGGCCGGCCGCGCGCCGTGGCCCGGCTGATCTCCCTGGTGGAGGGGGCGTCCCCGCAGCTCAGGGAGGTCATGGCGGCGCTGGCCCCGCTGACCGGCAACGCCTATGTGGTGGGCCTGACCGGCTCGCCCGGCGTCGGCAAGTCCACCTCGACCTCCGCGCTCGTCACGGCGTACCGCAAGCAGGGCAAGCGGGTCGGCGTCCTGGCCGTCGACCCCTCGTCGCCGTTCTCCGGCGGCGCCCTGCTCGGCGACCGGGTGCGCATGTCGGACCACGCCTCCGACCCCGGTGTCTACATCCGCTCGATGGCCACGCGCGGCCACCTGGGCGGCCTGGCCTGGGCAGCCCCGCAGGCCATCCGCGTGCTGGACGCGGCCGGCTGCGACGTGATCCTGGTGGAGACGGTGGGCGTGGGCCAGTCGGAGGTGGAGATCGCCTCCCAGGCGGACACCTCCGTCGTCCTGCTTGCCCCCGGCATGGGCGACGGCATCCAGGCGGCCAAGGCGGGCATCCTGGAGATCGGCGACGTCTACGTCGTCAACAAGGCGGACCGGGACGGGGCGGACGCCACGGCCCGCGAGCTGAACCACATGCTGGGCCTCGGCGAGTCGCGCGGCCCCGGTGACTGGCGCCCGCCGATCGTGAAGACGGTCGCGGCCCGCGCCGAGGGGGTCGACGAGGTCATGGAGGCCCTGGAGAAGCACCGCGCCTGGATGGAGGAGCGCGGCGTGCTCGCCGAGCGCCGCCGGGCCCGTGCGGCCCGCGAGGTGGAGACCATCGCGGTGACGGCCCTGCGTGAGCGCATCGGCGACCTGCACGGCGACCGTCGGCTCAGCGCGCTCGCGGAGCGCATCGTCGCGGGCGAGCTGGATCCGTACCGTGCTGCGGACGAGCTGGTGGCGGGGCTGACGCAGGGCTGA
- a CDS encoding MarR family winged helix-turn-helix transcriptional regulator, producing METETATRWLTDAEQCAWRTHLEVNRLLTYQLEKDLQPFGLTMNDYEILVNLSESDDVRMRMSDLASATLQSKSRLSHQITRMENANLVRRENCESDRRGLYAVLTEHGLETMKKVAPHHVASVRRHFIDLLSSEALTELDKALKPIADHLRGQRGRP from the coding sequence ATGGAGACCGAGACGGCCACGCGCTGGCTGACCGATGCGGAGCAGTGCGCTTGGCGCACCCACCTGGAGGTCAACAGGCTGTTGACGTACCAGCTGGAGAAGGATCTGCAGCCGTTCGGCCTGACGATGAACGACTACGAGATTCTCGTGAACCTGTCCGAGTCGGACGACGTACGGATGCGGATGAGCGACCTCGCCTCCGCGACACTGCAGTCCAAGAGCCGGCTCTCGCACCAGATCACACGGATGGAGAACGCGAATCTGGTGCGCCGTGAGAACTGCGAGTCCGACCGGCGGGGACTGTACGCGGTGCTGACCGAGCACGGCCTGGAGACGATGAAGAAGGTGGCGCCACATCATGTCGCCTCCGTGCGACGGCACTTCATCGATCTGCTGTCGTCGGAGGCACTGACGGAGCTGGACAAGGCCCTGAAGCCGATCGCCGACCACCTCAGAGGGCAGCGGGGGCGCCCCTGA
- a CDS encoding AIM24 family protein codes for MSTYGTPGAGPGGPVVHDPMTLPADDNVNKYTFCVELKSGEWFLQKGKMIAYYGAIEFNGIGHGRLDRLVRTSFHSPLHASDWVVAHGSGKMLLADRAFDVNSYDLDDGNLTIRAGNLLAFQPSLALKQSIVPGFLTLIGTGKFVAASNGPVVFLEPPIRVDPQALVGWADCPSPCHHYDHGYLTGVLGGLRAMTGLGGASGEEHQFEFVGAGTVLLQSSETLMEEAATGVVPSEPGVPGGGVTGSGGHGPQSSGAPRLPGQLGDLQRRFGL; via the coding sequence GTGAGCACCTACGGAACTCCGGGCGCCGGACCGGGCGGGCCGGTCGTCCACGACCCGATGACGCTGCCCGCCGACGACAACGTGAACAAGTACACGTTCTGCGTCGAGCTCAAGAGCGGGGAGTGGTTCCTGCAGAAGGGGAAGATGATCGCCTACTACGGGGCGATCGAGTTCAACGGCATCGGGCATGGTCGACTCGACCGGCTTGTCCGTACCTCGTTCCATTCGCCACTGCACGCGAGCGACTGGGTCGTGGCACACGGCTCGGGCAAGATGCTGCTCGCCGACCGGGCCTTCGACGTCAATTCCTATGACCTGGACGACGGGAACTTGACCATTCGCGCGGGCAACTTGCTCGCTTTTCAGCCAAGTCTCGCGCTGAAGCAATCGATCGTGCCGGGTTTTCTGACCCTTATCGGAACCGGAAAGTTTGTCGCCGCGTCTAACGGTCCGGTGGTGTTCCTGGAACCTCCGATCCGGGTCGACCCGCAGGCGCTCGTCGGGTGGGCCGACTGCCCGTCACCGTGCCATCACTACGACCACGGGTACCTGACGGGTGTACTGGGCGGTCTACGTGCGATGACAGGCCTGGGCGGGGCGTCCGGCGAGGAGCACCAGTTCGAGTTCGTGGGCGCCGGGACGGTCCTGCTGCAGTCGTCGGAGACCCTCATGGAGGAGGCGGCGACGGGGGTCGTTCCGTCCGAACCGGGCGTGCCCGGCGGTGGCGTTACGGGGTCGGGTGGACACGGTCCGCAATCGTCCGGCGCACCGCGCCTTCCCGGACAGCTGGGAGACCTCCAGCGTCGCTTCGGGCTGTGA